From the Desulfovibrio sp. JY genome, one window contains:
- a CDS encoding ABC transporter ATP-binding protein produces the protein MSLSARNLSFAYNGAAVLTDVSLRLAPGRVTAILGVNGAGKSTLLKCLGGLIRPHRGAVCLGEAELPRLSRREAARRIAYVPQSQLAESLTVFEAVLLGRRPHMGLRPSRRDMGIVEGVLTRLGLSALAFRRLDALSGGEMQKTAIARALVQEPDVLLLDEPTASLDLKNMLEVFAIVRQAVAGQGVAAAAVLHDLSQAMRFADDFVLLSRGAVLARVDAKGLTPEIVRAVYGVDVAFGEVGGHPVAAPLGVADAA, from the coding sequence ATGAGCCTGTCGGCGCGAAATCTTTCCTTTGCCTACAACGGCGCGGCCGTGCTTACGGATGTGAGCCTGCGGCTTGCGCCCGGGCGCGTCACCGCCATTCTCGGCGTCAACGGCGCGGGCAAATCCACCCTGCTCAAGTGCCTGGGCGGCCTGATCCGCCCTCACCGGGGCGCGGTGTGCCTCGGCGAGGCGGAACTGCCTCGTTTGTCCCGACGCGAGGCGGCCCGGCGCATCGCCTATGTGCCCCAGTCCCAGCTGGCCGAAAGCCTGACCGTGTTCGAGGCCGTGCTGCTCGGCCGCCGCCCCCACATGGGGCTTCGTCCATCGAGACGGGACATGGGCATCGTGGAAGGCGTGCTCACAAGGCTGGGGCTTTCCGCCCTGGCCTTTCGTCGCCTCGACGCGCTCTCCGGCGGCGAGATGCAAAAGACCGCCATTGCCCGGGCCCTGGTCCAGGAGCCGGACGTGCTGCTCCTCGACGAACCCACAGCCAGCCTGGACCTCAAAAACATGCTGGAAGTCTTTGCCATCGTCCGGCAGGCCGTGGCCGGCCAGGGCGTCGCCGCCGCCGCCGTGCTCCACGACCTGTCCCAGGCCATGCGCTTTGCCGACGATTTCGTGCTGCTTTCCCGGGGCGCGGTCCTGGCCCGGGTCGACGCCAAGGGACTGACGCCCGAGATCGTGCGCGCGGTCTACGGCGTGGACGTGGCCTTTGGCGAGGTGGGTGGCCATCCCGTGGCCGCGCCCCTGGGCGTTGCCGACGCCGCCTAA
- a CDS encoding DMT family transporter yields MANDRPPWRAVLALTAGTLLWGGSFIAMKIAMRGYAPLLVVFCRMALASLVFGLIWRRMGGFRAAKGDWPGMLFMALCEPCLYFVFEAKALTLTQVSQAAMVTAMLPLLTAVAAALFLKEKLEKKAGIGLLLAVGGVVIMSASGGATGDAPRPVLGNFLEFIAMCCAVGYIVTARRLAARHRPLYLTAMQAFTGTVFFAPVLLFTPFPEHIELGPTLAVVFLGLGVTFVAYGLYNYGVSLVPANKAAAFLNLIPVFACLLSYFMLDETLTPAQWTGGGLALGGVALSTRSGRDNQSSRRE; encoded by the coding sequence ATGGCCAACGACAGACCACCCTGGCGGGCCGTTCTCGCCCTCACGGCGGGCACGCTCTTATGGGGCGGCTCGTTTATCGCCATGAAGATCGCCATGCGCGGTTACGCGCCCTTGCTGGTGGTCTTTTGCCGCATGGCCCTGGCCTCGCTGGTCTTCGGGCTCATCTGGCGGCGCATGGGCGGATTCAGGGCGGCCAAGGGCGACTGGCCGGGGATGCTCTTCATGGCCCTTTGCGAACCGTGCCTGTATTTCGTGTTCGAGGCCAAGGCGCTCACACTCACCCAGGTCTCGCAAGCGGCCATGGTCACGGCCATGCTGCCGCTGTTGACCGCCGTGGCCGCCGCGCTATTCCTTAAAGAAAAGCTTGAGAAAAAAGCGGGCATCGGGCTGCTGCTGGCAGTGGGCGGGGTGGTGATCATGAGCGCGTCCGGCGGGGCGACCGGGGACGCGCCCCGACCCGTGCTCGGCAACTTTCTGGAATTTATCGCCATGTGCTGCGCCGTGGGCTACATCGTCACGGCCAGGCGGTTGGCCGCCCGGCACAGGCCGCTCTACCTCACGGCCATGCAGGCCTTTACCGGAACGGTCTTTTTCGCGCCCGTACTTCTTTTTACGCCCTTTCCCGAACACATCGAGCTCGGACCGACCCTGGCCGTGGTCTTTCTCGGCCTTGGCGTCACCTTCGTGGCCTACGGGCTCTACAACTACGGCGTGAGTCTGGTCCCGGCCAACAAGGCGGCGGCGTTTCTCAACCTCATTCCGGTCTTCGCCTGCCTGTTGTCCTACTTCATGCTGGATGAAACCCTCACCCCGGCCCAGTGGACCGGTGGGGGACTGGCCCTTGGCGGCGTGGCCTTAAGCACCCGTTCCGGCCGGGACAATCAATCCTCGCGCCGGGAATAG
- a CDS encoding Xaa-Pro peptidase family protein has translation MFEALERLPEEEMTSRLAKCRAALAKVAPEAGGLLVFSRLAIYYLTGTWANGVLWLPATGKPVLACRKGRERALLESPLETIVGFRSYGDLMPLCEKAGSPITPLCAAEQSGLSWNLAGLLTSRLPGVSFVPGDAALAMAQAQKSAWELAKIRLCGARHAEGLMERLPAVMRPGMSEREIACKCWDVFFDLGHQGQLRMTNGDEIFLGHIAAGDSGNYPSVFNGPVGLRGEHPALPFSGYAGAIWKKGGVLTIDNGFTIEGYVTDKTQVYFAGKAADIPDSVRRGHDLCMRVQQTVAAALKPGAKPSELYALALSIVAQAGMDEGFMGLGENKVRFLGHGIGLAIDAWPVIAKGFDEPLEAGMTLALEPKFGIPDVGMVGVENTFEVTEQGGKCLTGDSYDIICVE, from the coding sequence ATGTTTGAAGCCCTGGAACGTTTGCCCGAAGAGGAAATGACGTCCCGCCTGGCCAAGTGCCGGGCCGCATTGGCCAAGGTCGCGCCCGAAGCCGGCGGATTGCTCGTTTTTTCGAGGCTGGCCATCTACTATTTGACCGGAACCTGGGCCAACGGCGTGCTGTGGCTGCCGGCCACCGGCAAGCCGGTCCTGGCCTGCCGCAAAGGCCGGGAGCGGGCGCTGCTCGAAAGCCCGCTGGAAACGATCGTCGGCTTCCGGTCCTACGGCGACCTCATGCCGCTTTGCGAAAAGGCCGGCAGCCCCATAACGCCCCTTTGCGCCGCCGAGCAGTCGGGGCTGTCCTGGAATCTGGCCGGACTTTTAACCTCGCGGCTCCCCGGCGTCAGTTTCGTACCCGGCGACGCGGCCCTGGCCATGGCCCAGGCGCAGAAATCGGCCTGGGAACTCGCCAAGATCCGCCTGTGCGGCGCGCGCCACGCCGAAGGCCTCATGGAACGCCTGCCGGCCGTGATGCGTCCCGGCATGAGCGAGCGCGAGATCGCCTGCAAGTGCTGGGACGTCTTTTTCGACCTCGGGCACCAGGGGCAGCTTCGCATGACAAACGGCGACGAAATCTTTCTCGGCCATATCGCGGCCGGGGACAGCGGCAACTACCCGAGCGTTTTCAACGGCCCGGTAGGACTGCGTGGCGAGCATCCGGCCCTGCCTTTTTCCGGTTACGCTGGCGCGATCTGGAAAAAGGGCGGCGTGCTCACCATCGACAACGGCTTTACCATCGAAGGCTACGTCACGGACAAGACGCAGGTCTATTTTGCCGGCAAGGCGGCCGATATTCCGGACAGCGTCCGGCGCGGCCACGACCTGTGCATGCGGGTGCAGCAGACCGTGGCCGCGGCGCTCAAGCCCGGCGCGAAGCCGAGCGAGCTTTACGCCCTGGCCCTGTCCATCGTCGCGCAGGCCGGCATGGACGAGGGATTCATGGGACTTGGCGAAAACAAGGTGCGCTTTCTGGGCCACGGCATAGGACTTGCCATCGACGCCTGGCCTGTGATCGCCAAGGGCTTCGACGAGCCCCTCGAAGCGGGCATGACCCTGGCCCTCGAACCCAAGTTCGGCATCCCCGACGTCGGCATGGTGGGGGTGGAGAACACCTTCGAGGTGACCGAACAGGGCGGAAAATGCCTGACCGGCGACAGTTACGACATCATCTGCGTCGAGTAG
- a CDS encoding iron ABC transporter permease: MAPTTSLAGGHLARQKAKQVKALVLCAALLALALYALAAGSYDLGLSDILAVLAGNRQGPGAVVVTGIRLPRILAAIAGGFGLAVSGVLTQSLLSNPLASPFTLGISHGAAFGAACGIVFLGAGAFSGNALATSSAEFARIGGVFTMSLCAFAGAIGTTALVTGLALVKRLGPQAIILCGVALSSLFTAGTILIQFYADELQLAAIVFWSFGDVSRARGAQIIVMGLAAAVTGGFCLYARQDLNALLAGDDVAKSVGVNTKLLRLVGMGLAALCSGVVVAVCGVIAFLGLLAPHIARRSVGCDHGPLAIHAGLWGALLLLGADTAGRLLAGTGALPVGVLTSFMGAPLFLFLLLRGGGRT, encoded by the coding sequence ATGGCCCCCACGACGTCCCTGGCCGGCGGGCACCTGGCCCGCCAGAAAGCCAAGCAGGTCAAGGCGCTCGTCCTGTGCGCCGCCCTTCTCGCCCTTGCCCTTTATGCCCTGGCCGCCGGCAGCTACGACCTCGGCCTGTCCGACATCCTGGCCGTTTTGGCCGGCAACCGGCAGGGACCGGGCGCGGTGGTGGTCACGGGCATCCGGCTGCCGCGCATCCTGGCCGCCATCGCCGGCGGCTTCGGTCTGGCCGTTTCGGGCGTTTTGACCCAAAGCCTGCTGTCCAACCCGCTGGCCTCGCCTTTCACCCTCGGCATCAGCCACGGCGCGGCCTTTGGCGCGGCCTGCGGCATCGTTTTCCTGGGAGCCGGCGCGTTTTCCGGCAACGCCCTGGCCACGTCCAGCGCCGAATTCGCCCGGATCGGCGGCGTGTTCACCATGTCCCTGTGCGCCTTTGCCGGGGCCATCGGCACCACGGCCCTGGTGACCGGGCTTGCCCTGGTCAAGCGGCTCGGGCCCCAGGCGATCATCCTTTGCGGCGTAGCGCTCTCCTCGCTTTTCACCGCCGGCACCATCCTTATCCAGTTCTACGCCGACGAACTCCAGCTCGCGGCCATCGTCTTCTGGAGCTTCGGAGATGTGTCCCGGGCCAGAGGCGCGCAAATTATCGTCATGGGCCTTGCCGCCGCCGTTACCGGCGGATTTTGCCTCTACGCCCGCCAGGACTTAAACGCCCTGCTGGCCGGCGACGACGTGGCCAAGAGTGTGGGCGTCAACACCAAGCTCCTGCGCCTTGTCGGCATGGGGCTGGCGGCGCTTTGTTCCGGGGTGGTGGTGGCCGTATGCGGGGTGATCGCCTTTCTGGGCCTGCTTGCCCCGCACATCGCCAGACGTTCCGTGGGCTGCGATCACGGCCCCCTCGCCATCCATGCGGGGCTTTGGGGCGCGCTTCTTTTGCTCGGGGCCGATACGGCCGGCCGGCTGCTGGCCGGGACGGGCGCGTTGCCCGTGGGCGTGCTCACGTCCTTTATGGGCGCGCCGCTGTTTTTATTTCTCTTGCTGCGGGGAGGAGGTCGGACATGA
- a CDS encoding TraR/DksA C4-type zinc finger protein, whose translation METERARDDVAALTTRAVDYHGHMCPGLAIGIQAARIGLAVCGHDGDEDVVAVVETDMCAVDAIQALMGCTYGKGNLIHRDYGKNAFTFHRRRDGAAVRLLARPDLHKLVDPEFAAVRETLNADPQNAKAKAELPALALRCAKRILESDPETFFTRTEPAGVAPRRAAILSSLVCEACGESVMESRSRRFAGKTLCIPCFMAVEQKI comes from the coding sequence ATGGAAACGGAAAGAGCAAGAGACGATGTGGCGGCCTTGACGACCCGGGCGGTGGATTACCACGGGCATATGTGTCCGGGGCTGGCCATCGGCATCCAGGCGGCGCGCATTGGCCTCGCCGTCTGCGGCCATGACGGCGACGAGGACGTGGTGGCCGTGGTCGAAACGGACATGTGCGCCGTGGACGCCATCCAGGCTTTGATGGGCTGCACCTACGGCAAGGGCAACCTGATCCACCGTGATTACGGCAAAAACGCCTTCACCTTCCACCGTCGTCGCGACGGCGCAGCCGTGCGTTTGCTTGCCCGGCCGGACCTGCACAAGCTGGTGGACCCGGAGTTCGCGGCCGTGCGCGAGACGCTCAACGCCGACCCCCAAAATGCCAAGGCCAAGGCCGAACTGCCGGCGCTGGCCTTACGCTGCGCCAAACGGATTCTCGAAAGCGATCCCGAAACCTTTTTCACGCGCACCGAGCCGGCCGGGGTGGCCCCCAGGCGGGCGGCCATCCTGTCGAGCCTCGTCTGCGAGGCCTGCGGCGAATCCGTGATGGAGTCGCGCTCTCGGCGCTTTGCCGGCAAGACCCTGTGCATCCCCTGCTTTATGGCCGTGGAGCAGAAAATCTGA
- a CDS encoding DUF2087 domain-containing protein, producing MSRTALPLAVGDIAAFARVLRVRIMESETAPSHLELLNWLARAAGYKNFQHFRATAAPAAVPVSEPRTPRLEPVDENRLKRLVRLYDADGRLARWPSKRGMQLTCLWTLWAALPPRRVFDEPTVTGILGAAHGFGDPVLLRRELCDMGLLWRTPDCRAYRRIERRPPPEALELIRRVRGGRGLAPALSQA from the coding sequence ATGTCCAGGACCGCCTTGCCTTTGGCTGTCGGCGACATAGCGGCCTTTGCCCGCGTGTTGCGCGTCAGAATCATGGAAAGCGAGACCGCGCCGAGCCATTTGGAACTTCTCAACTGGCTGGCCCGGGCCGCAGGCTACAAGAACTTCCAGCATTTCCGGGCGACTGCCGCGCCCGCAGCCGTGCCGGTTTCCGAACCGCGCACGCCCCGGCTCGAACCGGTTGACGAAAACCGGCTCAAGCGCCTTGTCCGCCTTTACGACGCCGACGGACGGCTGGCGCGTTGGCCATCCAAGCGCGGCATGCAGCTGACCTGTCTGTGGACGCTGTGGGCCGCCTTGCCGCCCAGACGTGTTTTCGACGAACCGACCGTCACCGGGATTCTGGGTGCGGCGCACGGGTTCGGCGATCCGGTGCTTCTGCGCCGCGAGTTGTGCGACATGGGGCTTCTCTGGCGCACGCCCGATTGCCGGGCCTATCGCCGCATCGAGCGCCGTCCGCCGCCCGAGGCCCTGGAACTCATCCGCCGGGTGCGCGGCGGACGCGGCCTTGCCCCGGCACTCTCCCAAGCATGA
- a CDS encoding DnaJ domain-containing protein, with amino-acid sequence MAPADAMRLDEARALLGVSGTDELEAIKSAYRKLAFSLHPDLHPDDPGAKRKFQRLNEAYLLLRHFHANRDREPGSQTGPRPKPGQKTTTKAGTGPRPDPTAGQAHRQRQAKAAYTQASKQNADAGFYFRREEVLQDLLKDPFARQVFQDIYQQVRNKSAAGSGPVTAKGPRKVSFHWGDKALSLDITKGFWGSLKGYFQKQLDDEQTVHLPTTSLFPGTRIRVGIRHGLGNSKPTMVEVTLPPDFVVGRPIRLKGMGRRIGPMRGDLYLRLLAK; translated from the coding sequence ATGGCCCCTGCGGATGCGATGCGTCTTGACGAAGCGCGCGCCCTGCTTGGCGTTTCGGGAACGGACGAGCTCGAAGCCATCAAATCCGCGTACCGCAAGCTGGCCTTTTCCCTGCATCCCGACCTGCATCCCGACGACCCCGGCGCCAAGCGCAAATTCCAGCGTTTAAACGAAGCCTATCTGCTGCTGCGGCATTTCCATGCCAATCGCGACCGTGAGCCCGGTTCCCAGACCGGCCCCAGGCCCAAGCCCGGGCAAAAGACCACGACAAAAGCCGGCACCGGCCCGCGCCCGGACCCGACCGCCGGTCAGGCCCACCGCCAGCGTCAGGCCAAGGCCGCCTATACCCAGGCGTCCAAGCAAAACGCCGATGCCGGATTCTATTTTCGCCGCGAGGAAGTGCTCCAGGACCTGCTCAAGGACCCGTTCGCCCGGCAGGTGTTCCAGGACATCTACCAGCAGGTGCGCAACAAGTCCGCCGCCGGCAGCGGCCCGGTCACGGCCAAAGGACCGCGCAAGGTCTCCTTCCACTGGGGAGACAAGGCGCTATCGCTCGATATTACCAAAGGTTTTTGGGGATCCCTCAAGGGATACTTTCAAAAACAACTCGACGACGAACAGACCGTGCATCTGCCGACGACAAGCCTTTTTCCAGGCACCCGCATCCGGGTGGGCATCCGCCATGGCCTGGGCAACAGCAAGCCCACCATGGTGGAAGTGACCCTGCCCCCGGATTTCGTGGTCGGCCGGCCCATACGGCTCAAAGGCATGGGCCGGCGCATCGGCCCCATGCGCGGCGACCTGTACCTGCGGCTGCTGGCCAAATAG
- a CDS encoding CoA-binding protein produces the protein MLYADAPLKELLAPGATIALLGAKDRLGTEVDMVGRYLLEAGFTVIPVHPARSVVWGLPARKTLAEIDVPVDIVNLFRAAQHCPAHAAETLALPHRPRCFWMQSGIASPEARTLLQPSGMVVVEDRCIMVEHRRLWG, from the coding sequence GTGCTGTACGCCGATGCGCCGCTCAAGGAACTTCTCGCCCCGGGCGCGACCATTGCCCTTCTCGGGGCCAAGGACCGTCTCGGCACCGAAGTGGACATGGTCGGGCGCTATCTGCTCGAGGCGGGCTTTACCGTCATTCCGGTGCATCCGGCCAGGAGTGTGGTCTGGGGGTTGCCCGCCCGCAAGACCCTGGCCGAAATCGATGTCCCGGTGGACATCGTCAACCTGTTTCGGGCGGCGCAACATTGTCCGGCCCATGCCGCCGAAACGCTGGCCCTGCCGCATAGGCCGCGCTGCTTTTGGATGCAGTCCGGCATCGCCAGTCCCGAGGCCCGGACACTTTTGCAGCCAAGCGGCATGGTTGTGGTGGAAGATCGTTGCATCATGGTTGAACACCGGCGTCTTTGGGGGTAG
- a CDS encoding iron ABC transporter substrate-binding protein produces the protein MPHPFRVFFLCCALLLLVAGLAPAAPDTPAGSRQVTDAAGRQVTVPENPRRIICLGPGTLRLIAYLDATDRVVGIERFEKDRRTGRPYSLAHPELLKLPVIGPGGPKSLNQEPDLEAVLGVAPQIIFVTAMDAAVAEAMQAKLRIPVVVLSYGQFARYDPKVLDSLALAGDILGCPDRAAAVADFMKKAEADVRARAQKGLAAPGYVKPTVYVGGTGLRGTHGLTSTDNPYAPLEWLSADNLASRVTKDGHAFIDKEQLLAFNPDVLFVDAGGLPLVADEYSQQPEFVGSLRAVKDGKVFVLYPFVMYLTNLDTIVVDAYAAGKILYPQAFADIDPVAKADEIYRFLLGKPVYAEMTHDFGPLGQKPAFFKNTQP, from the coding sequence ATGCCGCACCCGTTTCGCGTTTTTTTCCTGTGTTGCGCCCTGCTCCTTCTGGTCGCCGGCCTTGCACCCGCAGCGCCGGACACGCCCGCCGGGTCGCGGCAGGTAACCGACGCAGCCGGACGCCAGGTCACGGTGCCGGAAAATCCCCGGCGCATCATCTGCCTCGGACCGGGCACGCTGCGGCTTATCGCCTATCTCGACGCCACGGACCGGGTGGTCGGCATCGAGCGCTTCGAAAAGGACAGGCGTACCGGCCGCCCTTACAGCCTGGCCCATCCGGAGCTCCTCAAGCTCCCCGTCATCGGTCCGGGCGGCCCCAAAAGCCTCAACCAGGAGCCTGACCTGGAAGCCGTGCTGGGCGTCGCGCCGCAAATCATCTTCGTAACCGCCATGGACGCCGCCGTGGCCGAGGCCATGCAGGCCAAGCTGCGCATTCCCGTGGTGGTTTTGAGCTATGGCCAGTTCGCCCGCTACGATCCCAAGGTCCTGGACAGTCTGGCCCTGGCCGGAGACATTCTCGGCTGCCCGGACCGCGCGGCGGCGGTGGCGGATTTCATGAAAAAGGCCGAGGCCGACGTGCGGGCCCGGGCGCAAAAAGGACTGGCCGCGCCGGGTTACGTCAAGCCCACGGTCTACGTCGGCGGCACCGGCCTTCGCGGCACGCATGGGCTTACCAGCACCGACAACCCGTATGCCCCCCTGGAGTGGCTTTCGGCCGACAATCTGGCCAGCCGCGTCACGAAAGACGGCCATGCCTTCATCGACAAGGAACAGCTCCTGGCCTTCAATCCGGATGTCCTTTTCGTCGACGCCGGCGGCTTGCCGCTGGTTGCCGACGAATACAGCCAGCAGCCCGAATTCGTCGGGTCCCTGCGCGCGGTGAAGGACGGGAAGGTCTTTGTGCTCTATCCTTTCGTCATGTATCTGACCAACCTGGACACCATCGTGGTCGACGCCTACGCGGCCGGGAAAATCCTCTATCCACAAGCCTTCGCCGACATCGATCCAGTGGCCAAAGCCGACGAAATCTACCGGTTTCTGCTCGGCAAGCCCGTTTACGCGGAAATGACCCACGATTTCGGGCCGCTTGGCCAAAAGCCGGCATTTTTCAAAAACACCCAGCCGTAA
- a CDS encoding YkgJ family cysteine cluster protein — protein MPQVAAFICRRCGHCCQGVGGIMLAQSDITRLAAHLELAPEAMLARFAEHVGGKDRLATGKDGYCIFYDEGCSVHPARPDVCRAWPYFRGNIIDAASHAMAAEDCPGINTEVDHAEFARQGMEYLCRHGLARIQGVGAPEALAVMPPQPAEETEHGPCGCDAS, from the coding sequence ATGCCGCAAGTCGCCGCTTTCATCTGCCGCCGTTGCGGCCATTGTTGCCAGGGAGTGGGCGGCATCATGCTGGCCCAAAGTGACATCACGCGCCTTGCCGCGCATCTGGAACTCGCACCGGAGGCGATGCTCGCGCGGTTCGCCGAACATGTCGGCGGCAAGGACCGTCTGGCCACGGGCAAAGACGGTTACTGCATCTTCTACGACGAAGGGTGCTCGGTGCATCCGGCCCGTCCCGACGTGTGCCGGGCCTGGCCGTATTTCCGGGGCAACATCATCGACGCCGCCAGCCACGCCATGGCCGCCGAGGATTGCCCGGGCATAAATACCGAAGTGGACCACGCGGAATTCGCCCGCCAGGGTATGGAATACCTGTGCCGCCATGGGCTGGCCCGGATCCAGGGTGTGGGAGCGCCCGAGGCCCTGGCCGTCATGCCGCCACAGCCAGCCGAGGAGACGGAGCATGGCCCCTGCGGATGCGATGCGTCTTGA
- the mqnC gene encoding dehypoxanthine futalosine cyclase, whose amino-acid sequence MSVSAIDRISTAQARALWEDADVFAIGKMAHTARLALHPEPVVTYIVDRNINYTNICACGCRFCAFFRPPGHAEGYVLSREELAAKVGETVALGGWQILLQGGMHPDLHLDFYTGMLAFLRDRFPEVAVHGFSPPEIAFLAKMEGLSIAEVLTELKAAGLASLPGGGAEILSDPIRSSVSPNKCPADDWIEVMRQAHALGLRTTATMVIGLGETIDHRLEHLSRIRDLQDETGGFTAFIPWTFQPGNTGLTVSEASSWEYLRWLALSRLFLDNVPNVQASWVTQGPMVGQMALFFGANDLGSTMIEENVVAAAGVHFRMEEEELRRLAVRAGFTPVRRNMDYSRRED is encoded by the coding sequence ATGTCCGTTTCCGCCATTGATCGTATAAGCACTGCCCAGGCTCGGGCCTTGTGGGAGGACGCCGACGTTTTCGCCATCGGCAAAATGGCCCACACCGCGAGGCTGGCCCTCCATCCCGAGCCGGTCGTCACCTACATTGTCGACCGCAACATCAATTATACCAACATTTGCGCCTGCGGCTGCCGCTTTTGCGCCTTTTTCCGCCCGCCAGGACACGCGGAGGGCTATGTCCTTTCGCGGGAGGAGCTTGCGGCCAAAGTGGGCGAAACCGTGGCGCTCGGCGGCTGGCAGATCTTGCTGCAGGGCGGCATGCACCCGGACCTGCATCTCGATTTCTACACCGGCATGCTGGCCTTCTTGCGCGACCGCTTCCCGGAAGTGGCCGTGCACGGCTTCTCGCCGCCGGAGATTGCCTTCCTGGCCAAAATGGAAGGGCTCTCCATAGCCGAGGTGCTGACCGAACTCAAGGCGGCCGGACTGGCCTCGCTGCCCGGTGGCGGGGCGGAAATCCTGTCCGATCCCATCCGGAGCAGCGTCTCGCCCAACAAGTGCCCGGCCGACGACTGGATCGAGGTCATGCGCCAGGCCCACGCCTTGGGCCTTCGCACCACGGCCACCATGGTCATCGGCCTTGGCGAGACCATCGACCACCGCCTGGAGCACCTGTCGCGCATCCGCGACCTGCAGGACGAAACCGGCGGGTTCACGGCCTTTATTCCCTGGACCTTCCAGCCCGGCAACACCGGGCTCACCGTCTCCGAGGCCTCGTCCTGGGAATATCTGCGCTGGCTGGCCCTTTCCCGCCTTTTTCTCGACAACGTGCCCAACGTCCAGGCCTCCTGGGTGACCCAGGGCCCCATGGTCGGCCAGATGGCGCTTTTTTTCGGCGCCAACGACCTCGGCTCGACCATGATTGAGGAAAACGTGGTGGCCGCGGCCGGGGTGCATTTCCGCATGGAGGAAGAGGAGCTTCGCCGGTTGGCCGTCCGGGCCGGATTCACTCCCGTGCGGCGCAACATGGACTATTCCCGGCGCGAGGATTGA